aagtTATTTGTGGATTATTTAAGAGCCAAAAGTGATTAAAATATGaagctttatctttcttttttccagattatttaaaaatgattgtaGCCACAGTTCCGGTGAATGTTTATAAGCCAAGTAATGAATAAGAGTGTGCTCAATAAAAAGGCCACATGTAGAAGCTTTAGgaattaaatagaataatataaatTACTAGTTAGGTTAACAGGAACACTTTATATGCAGTAGTATGCGGTCTTTCTCAGGAATGTAGAGAAATTTTAcaagcaaaaaaaccaaaactaagtATTTCTCTAGGAACTTTTGTTGCTAATTAAATAGATGGTCCATATAGAAAAGGTTAATATACTAGATGTACTGTCAATTAAGTGTATGTGACAGAAAGGAAGAACCAGGAATAAGAACCTAGATTTGTAAGTCTCTAACACTAGACATTCTGTTTCCATGTCAAGCCCAACTGGCTTCAACCAAAGCCAATTCTCAATTACTTGTGAGCCATAGATTCAGTGAATGCATCAGTATCTCTGCCAGAGGTTGGCTTTCTAGCAGCTTAGAGAACAGACTGGTAGGATGTATGTGAAAGCCTTCAAAGTCCAGGGACCAAGAGCAGAAAAGGGAATGCTTATAGAGATTTAACTCCATCTCATGCCATCCCTGCCCTTTCTGCATTGAATACTCTAACAGCTATAAAGCTGGGAAGGCTTCCAGTAGGCCACAGCAAGAGGAAGAACCTCAAATCTATGGTGCTCATTTGACTTACCTGTGTTATGATACCCCTCAATTACCCCACAAGTAATTAAGAGTAGGTGATACTATGTCAAGAAGTTGAGTACAAAGCTAAGATGCACAGAAGGAATGCAAGCAGTCAATATTGGATTACATAATGAAATGATGCCCTTAAAAAGTTTATGGcctaaaatgtatataataataaagggacaAAGAATACCCTAGGAGCATCACATAATTTTATCAGAGACTCTATTAACAGTAAAATGATATAGAGAAGTTTATTAATTCATACAAGTAATTTCTCAGATCGATACAGTGAAAAGCTAGAGTGATCTGGGGGGGAAATCCTTACACTGATAGCAAAATATCTTCTAGCCCCCATAAACCACCTGTAATCACttgctaagaaaaaaattccataacCACATAGGTGATGCAGACTTGTCTTTATcccatttgtattcattttctttcaaactGAGCAAAACAATGCAACCTTTTactttttatacatttcaaaattttacttatattaatGCTCCTCTCCAACCCAATCCATCTTATTACTAAACAAGAATGAGATAAGGGGTGAGAAAAAGATCCttgattgctttttcattttcctccttttcccttgGAGTAAACcatcaaatattttctgaagtcAGAAGGATAACAAAAGACTCAATTttttcttcacagaaaaaaacagactaaataagtaaatagcaTTCAAATGTCAGTAACCAAACAGGCCCCCAATATAGCTTTAAGATAGTTCCATTTAGCAGGGAAGTGTTAGAACAGAAAAGGTTCCTGAGAGGCAcccatttaacaaataaattatagCTTAAATTATTACTGTATAGAATATACCTGGCAAAGGCAGAAAGCAttaacttttttcctcctttcatgaACCTTATAAGGCTATAATGGACTGTAAATCACCCACTATATTTAAATCATGTTTAAAGTTCTCCTAATATTAGACATTTTTGTGGGAATAAAAAACTTAGTAAAcaacttttcatttcttctcccctCTTTTTCTAGCCACACAAGCCAGTTGTAGTGGATGACACAGATTTGTAAAATATTCCAAAGGCTGCCACAGTCCCAAGAACTAGAAAAAACTGCCACCCACAAATAAACTATTAAGGTAAATGCAAATACAGTGTGGTTCTAATTTTTTCATACAATCTCAGACAACCCCAAGTAACTTTATAAATACCttatgaaaaaaaagtaattttaaaacctatcaaaactgtttaaaatatttaaaggcagGATCTCAAATTTCCTTCAATCAGGCCAGAAATCATCACAAAAAATTATGACCACAGTTACAAACAGAATGAGTGGAATGTTTAAGTTTAGGATAACCAAAAAAGCCCATGTAACTTTTTTAATATAATCACTTACTCAAATATACTGTAAAAAGGAATGGTGATAACACAGGAAGCAAAAATAAGCTTTCAAGTGAAATTTCTAGAAGCTCATGAAAACAATACCATCCCATATTGCAgatgcaaaaggaaaaacagtctAATGGGGTTAAGAGTACTCTGGTCATCTTCGTTCATTTGGTCGTGCAAGGTGTTAACTATTTTCACTTCCCATATCACAAAGTTAGTCCACAGGAGGGGCTGGTGGATCTTGTCCCTGGCATTAGAAAGACAGAAATTATGGAACTGACTTCTTAAATCCCAGTGCCACCAATCTAACACATATAGTAAGAACTGAGCAGcatgcctccccccaccctccaatcCCTAATCATATACTTATTTGaacttttcatatgtttttgCACAAGGGAACACTAGCTTAACACTATAATTCACCAATGTTTGTCTTATTTCTCCCTGTggcatggaagaaaggaaaactatgtaaaagtaaaatgatatGGATGAAACTGCTCTCCCTGACAGCTCCAGAGATGACATTTAAACCAATAAAGGTAGTATCATCCCTCTTGCTTAAGGTGCCTGGGCAcattacaaagtgaaagaagagaCTTTTGCTTCTCACTACAGAATGTCAATGAGGAAGCATGTGGCTGCAGTTGCTACTGGCAGGCATCCTATGACCACAAAGGGAGCCCACTTTGGAAGGAAGCTGatggaatgaagaaagaaagtcaGTCTTTGATGATACTGTTAAACAATCTAAAACCCTGACCCTACCTCTCTGGATTTTCTAATGTATAAACCAATACAGCCACTTGTTTAAACCAGGTGGAGCTGATCTTTGTTACTGGCAAGAGAAGGTATTTGAACTGGAAAGGAAAGATCAGAGCTTTTAGGAATCTTCAggaagattccatttatttactctGACATGTTATATGTGGCCCTGGTTGAGGGTGGTCAATTTTCTACTTGAAATTAGTATGTTTTCTTGCTTACTCCTAGGGCAGTGGGCCTACTACCCAAGAACTGCTGGCCTACAATGAAGTAAGGTTTAGGAGGTGTCATCTTAAATTTCTGTCCCTTTTGATGGCTTCTAGGCCAGCTTATTAAGTTGGATTTCTTTAGATGCAAATGTTGAGGAAGTTGCTCTTTGATATGAAAGTAATAAAACTGTAcctagaaagtaagaaaaaacacTGAGGAGAAAGCATCTTATCAGGACAATATATAAGCTATTTTATGGATAACTTctccaagagaaacaaaaaataaatttaaggcaAATTTTTATATAGTGCTAATGATGTATTCTTTCATAAAGTCAGCATGGCTACATATCTAAATGTTCTATTCCTAAACAAACCAAAGCACTGACCAATCATCATTCCAGATTTGCTTTCTCCTACGTAAGGAAATAGTTTAACTAAAACTTCTAATATTAGCAATACAagactgtggaaaaaaaaaattattttaggaattCCACATGGTGAAGGTTGGAGAAGGGAATTAGTGGGATAATTTGGTGTTCAACAAGTGAATTCATCATGTAAATATCTTTAAAGAGGTAACACCCAagtcaaatagaaaagaaaaaaatataaatacaggtTCTCAAAACAATTACAAGGAATCCTTCAATGAAGTTTCTGTTAAAGACAGCACCAAAAACCCCCTGTTGGGTCactttatttatcatattttttatctAGAAGGTTCTAAAAATGGTAGTAATCATGACTATCAAGATTTACCAACATGAATGAGCCTACCTCTCCTCTGTCAGTTCAGTTGACCTATTATGATGCAGAACTGGAAGAGTTTAAGAGAATTTGGAtgggaaaacaagaggaaaatggGATTTCACCAGATAGGCTCAGGGCCTCTACTGTATTTAATAGCTaggacagaaggggagaaaacgAAGTAGAGGGAAAAACATTTGAACTGTAGCTAGTAAGAGAATTTAGGGAGCTGGAACCATGAGAAGCGAGGGATCAACTGTGAGGAACTAGGGAGTGGAAGACTGAGATTTGAGAAATACTGCTATGGATTATTATGAACTggatcatttttttattaaagaaagacTGGAATGTGAGTGAAGAttggaatgtattttaaaattctttttgggCTACTGGTCTGTGCTTTTCTCTGTATGTAACTGCACGAAGACTAAGCCATTTGGGGTTGCAAGATTTACAAGGACTACACTGGAAGAACTTATTCCGTGAGTTAAATCTTCCCTTTGCTAATTCTAGTATTTCAGTCAAAACAAATTCCTTCCATTCCAGGCCACACCCATCCCCTACCCAAATGAATTTCTAATCCACAACACTTACATTATGAGGACTGGTTGGCTTGCCAGTTAGGTTGGATCCTCTTAGATTAGGAGGTCTCAGTAGAAACAAGATCACTGCAATAACCATCCAGGCCATCAAGATCATGGTAATACTGATGCCATTATCACCAGAGGGCCCTGGTactaaagacaaacaaaaaatatatttgcaacaaAAACCGCAGCATGGTTATAATATTGTTAGATGATGTAAAAAGAAATCCTAATGTTTAAATGCTAATTTCAAAAATTGTATATTAAAattgtataaataattttaagaaatgcaaTTATGAAATATTACATCTTCAATTTCCCTTTCCTCTTGTGAGAAAATCTAAATAGTAAACAGTATAAATAGTCATAGGACAAAACCTATTATATAAGGATTTTAATATAGTGGTTCTTAATATTTTGGTGTGATAGAATTCTttgggagttt
The sequence above is a segment of the Zalophus californianus isolate mZalCal1 chromosome 2, mZalCal1.pri.v2, whole genome shotgun sequence genome. Coding sequences within it:
- the SMIM14 gene encoding small integral membrane protein 14 isoform X1 — translated: MAEGGFDPCECVCSHEHAMRRLINLLRQSQSYCTDTECLQELPGPSGDNGISITMILMAWMVIAVILFLLRPPNLRGSNLTGKPTSPHNGQDPPAPPVD